A region from the Leptospira venezuelensis genome encodes:
- a CDS encoding lipoprotein LipL21, with protein MIKKVIVIALSAALLTYCGANTAQKDATSVGDGGWSFEGWGGPPEQRNDGKTPRDTNPKDYYYMKFASRASAKAVAKKSLAMMQSTCREASRLQGASDVVKKMVGETVESASGVSDGEATASVIVGTSAGIVKGVGVYECKATGPGSDPNDVSKDNWEECQCVIYAKFPGGRDALVAKAQEVGK; from the coding sequence ATGATCAAGAAAGTAATCGTTATTGCACTGTCTGCTGCATTACTTACCTATTGCGGAGCAAATACCGCTCAAAAAGACGCTACTTCTGTTGGCGACGGAGGATGGTCTTTCGAAGGCTGGGGTGGACCACCTGAGCAAAGAAACGACGGTAAAACTCCAAGAGATACCAATCCTAAAGACTATTATTACATGAAGTTCGCTTCTCGCGCATCTGCTAAAGCTGTTGCGAAAAAAAGTCTCGCTATGATGCAGTCTACTTGCCGTGAAGCTTCTCGCTTACAAGGTGCTTCCGACGTTGTTAAAAAAATGGTCGGTGAGACTGTTGAATCCGCATCCGGAGTTTCCGACGGTGAAGCAACTGCTTCCGTTATCGTTGGTACTTCTGCAGGTATCGTTAAAGGAGTAGGAGTTTACGAGTGTAAAGCTACTGGTCCAGGTTCCGATCCTAATGATGTTTCTAAAGACAACTGGGAAGAATGCCAGTGTGTTATTTACGCTAAATTTCCAGGTGGACGCGACGCTCTCGTAGCTAAAGCTCAAGAAGTTGGTAAATAA
- a CDS encoding lipoprotein LipL21, with product MIKKFIAIVVTVALLTYCGSTIAQKDVNSVSKDDWSFQGWGGPPPEQGSNGKTPRDTNPKEYFYIKYSSNASIKAIAKKNPIMMQSTCRENARLQGASNITRKMISDSEPSEWITYSEYERGAVSYVLSTDCNPSVSASLFRSPKIYECKATGPGSDPNDVSKDNWEECLCIIYIKVPGGRDALIERMKEAGK from the coding sequence ATAATCAAGAAATTTATAGCGATTGTGGTGACTGTTGCATTACTTACCTACTGCGGTTCGACTATAGCTCAAAAAGACGTTAACTCCGTTAGTAAAGATGACTGGTCTTTCCAAGGTTGGGGTGGACCACCGCCTGAACAAGGAAGCAATGGTAAAACTCCAAGGGATACAAATCCAAAAGAATATTTCTATATAAAATACTCCTCTAATGCATCGATTAAAGCTATTGCGAAAAAAAACCCTATAATGATGCAATCTACCTGTCGTGAAAATGCTCGCTTACAAGGGGCGTCCAATATAACGAGAAAAATGATAAGTGACTCTGAACCATCCGAATGGATTACTTATAGTGAGTATGAACGCGGAGCAGTTTCTTATGTTTTATCTACCGACTGTAATCCCTCTGTGTCTGCATCCTTATTTCGTAGTCCAAAAATTTATGAATGTAAAGCGACAGGACCGGGTTCAGATCCTAATGATGTTTCCAAAGACAATTGGGAAGAATGTTTATGCATTATTTATATTAAAGTCCCAGGTGGACGCGACGCTCTGATTGAAAGAATGAAAGAGGCAGGAAAATAG
- the lenA gene encoding lipoprotein LenA: MKLGKQLSSSVIVLALILFSACKKQEEAPVAQVIGTKYSGWDQWIYKKPGTADKAEQLTLVYGNEEVSGLEVVNHESTDAKGVKTTVEYLKVKTVDGKEGYGLSKNFFDAVLFVVGPGDNAFAKNSLTSPSKGKLEKGMSCFELEASGDFSKVRCYSSIVKGGKLETLYDVWIQGASSNISRDPILGDSIRNLKSASNKLIEASKSTDPAKQEELKTAAAKALKSVAEKGDVYLEDANNIATEYGLTITE, translated from the coding sequence ATGAAACTAGGTAAACAACTCTCAAGCTCTGTTATAGTATTGGCTCTTATATTATTCTCTGCTTGCAAAAAGCAGGAAGAAGCGCCTGTGGCTCAAGTTATAGGCACAAAATACTCAGGTTGGGATCAGTGGATCTATAAAAAGCCGGGAACGGCTGACAAAGCCGAACAACTCACCCTTGTTTATGGAAATGAAGAAGTTAGCGGATTAGAAGTAGTGAATCACGAAAGTACAGACGCAAAAGGTGTTAAAACAACTGTAGAATACCTAAAAGTTAAAACTGTAGACGGAAAAGAAGGTTACGGTCTTTCCAAAAACTTCTTCGATGCAGTTCTTTTCGTAGTAGGTCCAGGTGATAACGCATTTGCTAAGAATTCCTTAACTTCTCCTTCTAAAGGAAAATTGGAAAAAGGAATGTCTTGCTTTGAATTAGAGGCAAGCGGCGATTTTTCTAAAGTTCGTTGTTATTCTTCTATAGTGAAGGGTGGAAAATTGGAAACTTTATATGATGTTTGGATCCAAGGAGCTTCTTCTAATATTTCCAGAGATCCTATTTTGGGAGACAGTATCCGAAATTTGAAATCTGCTAGTAACAAATTAATTGAAGCTAGTAAGTCGACAGATCCTGCAAAGCAAGAAGAGTTGAAAACTGCAGCTGCAAAAGCTTTGAAATCAGTTGCTGAGAAGGGCGACGTGTATTTGGAAGATGCAAATAACATTGCTACTGAATACGGACTAACAATAACAGAGTAA
- a CDS encoding SH3 domain-containing protein, with protein MKYVKSFNTVFFFHFVLISFLFSCASAGVKGFGFVTGNTVSLYEKPTAKSKKVGQINSSANYEVIESEIPDKEVGSRLLWYKISSPKGSGYLSYDEEIVKSNISTFLPPANGRFALVTANPLQVREQPSLKAKVIGKLTAKTLVEIQNESKQEVKIEGKSGSWLQIKSPDGKSGYAYSAFLMRGATAEELKAIENLVISDAGWAELTGTPNVVYRFEAGKFNFSKKPSSLPSLGGSFQFENKVITPKGKVFYSFGKTNIYVGSEFLKTYPDYATLSLRHLPSTFDKKLAEAIIKNISKETDFENTSYEETVFGKRALYLVSHSDVNKSEYSTYSTKYFFLKDGTNYTLLEGDFTNVETTDIDEDGIPELVSSYSEGRSGYSYTKIYRFNGSTFDLLIQNTDECSSIDYSYKTITEKTGLCEGETRKEYNYKLVKGKLIPD; from the coding sequence ATGAAATACGTTAAGAGCTTCAACACGGTCTTTTTTTTTCATTTCGTCCTTATTTCTTTTCTCTTTTCCTGTGCCTCAGCAGGGGTTAAAGGTTTTGGTTTTGTAACCGGAAACACTGTATCTTTATACGAAAAACCAACTGCAAAGAGCAAAAAAGTCGGCCAAATCAACTCCTCTGCCAATTACGAAGTAATTGAGTCGGAAATTCCCGATAAAGAAGTCGGTTCCAGATTATTATGGTATAAAATATCCAGCCCTAAGGGTTCCGGTTATCTTTCCTATGACGAAGAGATCGTTAAATCTAATATTTCAACCTTTCTGCCTCCAGCAAATGGAAGATTTGCGTTAGTCACTGCAAACCCGCTCCAAGTCAGAGAACAACCTAGCCTGAAAGCAAAAGTTATTGGAAAACTTACTGCTAAGACCTTGGTAGAAATTCAAAACGAATCCAAGCAAGAAGTAAAGATAGAAGGCAAGTCCGGCTCATGGCTGCAAATCAAAAGTCCAGATGGAAAGTCAGGTTATGCATATTCTGCTTTTTTAATGCGAGGAGCTACTGCTGAAGAATTAAAAGCGATTGAAAACCTAGTTATTAGCGATGCTGGATGGGCAGAATTGACTGGAACCCCGAATGTAGTATATAGATTCGAAGCAGGAAAATTTAATTTTTCTAAAAAACCTTCAAGCCTTCCTAGTTTAGGTGGATCTTTTCAATTCGAGAATAAAGTAATAACTCCCAAAGGAAAAGTTTTCTACAGCTTCGGGAAAACTAATATTTATGTAGGGTCGGAATTTCTCAAAACTTATCCGGACTATGCTACCTTATCGCTTAGACATTTACCTTCTACTTTTGATAAGAAGTTAGCAGAGGCGATTATCAAAAATATCTCTAAAGAAACCGACTTTGAAAATACTAGCTATGAAGAAACTGTATTTGGAAAAAGAGCTCTTTACCTAGTTTCTCATAGTGATGTAAATAAATCCGAATATTCTACTTATTCCACAAAATATTTCTTCTTAAAAGACGGAACAAACTACACATTACTGGAAGGTGATTTCACGAACGTTGAAACGACAGATATTGATGAAGATGGAATTCCCGAGCTAGTTTCTTCCTATTCGGAAGGCAGAAGTGGATATTCTTATACCAAAATTTATAGATTTAACGGTAGTACTTTTGATTTACTGATCCAAAACACAGACGAATGTTCTTCGATCGACTATTCATATAAGACAATTACTGAAAAAACCGGTTTATGTGAGGGAGAAACCAGGAAGGAATATAATTATAAATTGGTAAAAGGAAAACTTATTCCAGATTAA
- a CDS encoding multiheme c-type cytochrome: MKFKTIWIGISLTSFLVLISIVNLSSENFQNRLEVVLGLEKGLYAVNFDPNQDSIRDKYTGKILESASDCKTCHRQVYENWSISRHKVAHTNSLYQHSFAIEPMQWCENCHAPLRDISSQTIYKREEGISCNVCHVRKGEIITKELPKSDQLYHKYNVVAEFGSEKLCESCHQFNFPTWASLSDQSRGIKYSDLIMQGTKDEWSSSGFAKESDCIDCHLAPGSKSSHNFRGGHSIKNLRESLFVDMKYVSSKTILVQVHSIGIGHAYPTGDLFRALRLKVFSKTGKLQEEFLLRKLYKITSKEEREKQTAPKKLIYDSRIPAPEEGENSAVKEFYLELNERPVSLKIELWIDYLNDIEKILTPMDKKETMKIILKKTIIVKEREKFTGKESG; this comes from the coding sequence ATGAAATTTAAAACCATTTGGATAGGAATTTCTTTAACCTCCTTCCTTGTCCTAATTTCTATTGTTAACTTAAGTTCAGAAAATTTCCAGAATCGATTGGAAGTAGTATTAGGTTTAGAAAAAGGATTGTACGCAGTAAATTTTGATCCAAATCAGGATTCGATCCGAGATAAATACACTGGTAAAATTCTAGAGTCTGCATCTGATTGTAAAACTTGTCATAGGCAGGTTTATGAAAATTGGTCAATATCTCGCCACAAGGTTGCTCATACAAACAGTTTGTATCAGCACAGCTTTGCTATCGAGCCAATGCAATGGTGTGAAAATTGCCATGCCCCTTTAAGAGATATTTCTTCTCAAACTATATATAAACGGGAAGAGGGTATATCTTGCAATGTTTGTCATGTAAGGAAAGGAGAGATCATTACAAAGGAACTTCCTAAATCGGATCAACTATATCATAAATACAATGTTGTCGCTGAATTTGGTTCAGAAAAACTCTGCGAGTCCTGCCATCAATTTAATTTTCCCACTTGGGCTTCTTTGTCAGATCAATCTAGGGGAATCAAATATTCAGATCTTATAATGCAGGGAACTAAAGACGAGTGGAGTAGCTCCGGGTTTGCTAAGGAATCAGATTGTATAGATTGCCATTTAGCTCCTGGCTCAAAAAGTTCTCACAATTTTCGGGGAGGTCATAGTATAAAAAACTTAAGAGAAAGTTTATTCGTAGATATGAAATATGTTTCTTCTAAAACAATTTTAGTACAAGTACACTCGATAGGAATTGGCCACGCATACCCTACAGGAGATCTTTTTAGAGCATTAAGATTGAAAGTTTTCTCTAAAACTGGGAAATTACAGGAAGAATTTTTACTTAGGAAGTTATATAAGATCACTTCCAAAGAAGAGAGAGAAAAACAAACTGCACCGAAAAAACTAATTTATGATTCAAGAATTCCTGCCCCGGAAGAAGGTGAAAATTCAGCTGTAAAAGAATTTTATTTAGAACTGAACGAAAGGCCTGTTTCTCTTAAAATCGAGCTATGGATCGACTATCTGAATGATATAGAAAAAATCCTAACACCTATGGATAAGAAAGAAACAATGAAGATCATTTTGAAGAAGACAATTATTGTCAAAGAGAGGGAAAAATTTACCGGAAAAGAATCTGGATAA
- a CDS encoding tRNA dihydrouridine synthase — MIRIGSVEIPGWLAMSPMAGISDSPTRTMARRYGSAFSYTEFVSTDSLAVGSKKALSLLRFREEERPITFQIFGNKLEIIVEAAKRIRELNPDIIDLNMGCPARNVSMRGSGVGLLRKPVYAGKIIEEMRKALDIPVTAKIRLGWDDTSRNYMEVSRILEESGVMAISVHGRTREMGYSGKADWDAIADIKSERKVPIFGNGDVSSYEEAVRRKEESKVDGVLVGRNSIGNPWIFSNIKKEDLSFKEIVTTTLSHLQLMRETFGDKYGLILLRKHLVRYIQSRKELEPIRLELLKMEDPESLIRILTEVLEESKVLV; from the coding sequence ATGATCCGCATCGGTTCTGTCGAAATTCCCGGTTGGTTGGCTATGTCGCCGATGGCCGGGATTAGTGATAGCCCGACTAGAACAATGGCTCGCAGATACGGATCTGCATTTTCCTACACTGAATTTGTTTCTACTGATAGCCTCGCAGTAGGGTCTAAAAAAGCATTATCTCTATTACGTTTTCGTGAAGAAGAAAGACCTATTACTTTCCAGATCTTTGGAAATAAACTAGAAATAATAGTAGAAGCAGCCAAAAGAATCCGTGAATTAAATCCTGATATCATTGACTTAAATATGGGCTGTCCTGCTCGGAATGTTTCCATGCGGGGATCGGGTGTTGGACTTCTCCGCAAACCTGTATATGCAGGAAAAATAATAGAAGAGATGAGAAAGGCACTGGATATACCAGTAACTGCAAAAATCCGCTTAGGATGGGATGATACTTCCCGAAACTATATGGAAGTCTCTCGGATATTAGAAGAATCCGGAGTAATGGCAATCTCAGTTCATGGAAGGACACGCGAGATGGGATATTCGGGAAAGGCAGATTGGGATGCAATCGCGGATATCAAATCTGAAAGAAAGGTCCCAATCTTCGGAAACGGAGATGTAAGTAGTTACGAAGAAGCAGTTCGTAGAAAAGAAGAATCTAAAGTGGATGGTGTTCTTGTTGGAAGGAATTCCATTGGAAATCCCTGGATCTTTTCAAACATCAAAAAAGAAGATTTAAGTTTCAAAGAAATAGTAACCACAACCTTAAGTCATTTGCAATTAATGAGAGAAACCTTTGGAGATAAATACGGATTGATACTCCTCCGAAAACATTTAGTGCGCTATATACAATCCAGAAAGGAACTTGAACCGATACGATTGGAGCTCCTCAAGATGGAAGATCCAGAATCTTTGATCCGCATTCTTACTGAAGTTCTTGAAGAATCCAAAGTTTTAGTTTAA
- the gyrA gene encoding DNA gyrase subunit A, with protein MSEELENETKTLGFSLSSRPDIGDALKNGVRVIPVEIEDQMKEAYLGYAMSVIVGRALPDVRDGLKPVHRRILHAMNERAWRSDRPYVKCAKIVGEVLGNYHPHGDSSVYDALVRMVQEFSLRVPLIDGQGNYGSIDGDNPAAYRYTEARLAKVAEELLRDIEKETVNFSPNFDDTKQQPDVLPANFPNLLVNGSSGIAVGMATNIPPHNLRETIEAVITVIKNPEISISEILKIMPGPDFPTGGTIIGGEGLLSAYHSGKGSIRIRSKVEIEENKKGREVIVVTEIPYQVNKKTLLERIGELVNEKQVEGISEILDLSDRKGIRVEIHIKKDANAQVILNQLLKLTQLQVSYGITMLAILDNKPKIFNIKEILVAYSLHRKEVIVRRTQFDLDKAEKRAHILEGLKIALENIEEVIKVIRASKNAAEAKQQLMARFVLSDVQADAILEMRLQRLTSLEVQKVIDELEEVRALIMDLKDILAKPERVSDIVCTELSEVSEKFGNKRKTDISLESVESSTFNAEDLIADEEVVLQITYDQFIKRLPLDTFKRQRRGGKGIQGLSQKREDVVKIMKTAMTHDNVMFFSNTGKVYMMKAYELPQASKEARGKSLKAIIGLGENETISAIFTFKEEDKGKDLLLVTKNGFIKRVELSEFGNVKKSGIIAIGLRDGDQLIEVISVVKGDNVMIFSANGLALRIEMDTIRAQGRTAQGVTGMRLSKEDAIVGLSKVVDGDNLFVISENGYGKRLGFEEFGTKGRGGKGMTFLKTGEKNGAAVAVSSVGEEDEIILVTQQGMVIRTEANQISKMGRTAVGVRVVDTKDNDRVQDCTVIRESKEK; from the coding sequence ATGAGCGAAGAGCTAGAGAACGAAACAAAAACTTTAGGATTCAGCCTTTCTTCTCGTCCTGATATCGGCGATGCATTGAAGAATGGTGTCAGGGTAATTCCTGTCGAGATCGAAGACCAAATGAAGGAAGCCTACCTAGGTTATGCAATGAGCGTAATTGTAGGAAGAGCTCTGCCGGATGTCCGAGATGGCTTAAAACCTGTTCATAGACGTATTTTACACGCAATGAACGAAAGGGCCTGGAGAAGCGACCGTCCTTACGTTAAATGCGCAAAAATTGTTGGAGAAGTTTTAGGTAATTATCATCCGCACGGAGATAGCTCCGTTTACGATGCGTTAGTTCGTATGGTCCAGGAGTTTTCTCTTAGGGTTCCTCTCATTGATGGACAAGGAAACTACGGATCGATAGACGGTGACAACCCTGCAGCATATCGATACACCGAAGCAAGACTTGCAAAGGTTGCAGAAGAACTTCTAAGAGATATCGAAAAGGAGACCGTAAATTTTTCTCCTAACTTTGATGATACCAAACAACAGCCCGATGTACTTCCTGCAAATTTTCCTAACTTATTAGTAAACGGTTCTTCCGGAATTGCAGTGGGAATGGCTACAAACATTCCCCCTCATAACTTAAGAGAAACGATTGAAGCGGTTATTACCGTAATTAAAAATCCTGAAATAAGTATATCAGAAATTCTTAAAATAATGCCAGGCCCGGATTTTCCTACTGGCGGTACAATTATTGGCGGAGAAGGTTTATTATCTGCATATCACTCTGGAAAAGGTTCTATTCGGATTCGTTCCAAAGTAGAAATAGAAGAGAACAAAAAAGGAAGAGAAGTAATCGTTGTTACTGAAATTCCTTACCAAGTAAATAAAAAGACCCTTCTTGAAAGGATTGGTGAGCTTGTTAACGAAAAACAAGTCGAAGGAATTTCCGAAATTTTAGATCTATCTGATAGAAAAGGGATCAGAGTAGAGATCCATATTAAGAAAGATGCAAATGCACAGGTTATCCTAAATCAACTTCTTAAGCTTACTCAACTACAAGTAAGTTATGGGATTACCATGCTTGCGATCTTGGATAATAAACCTAAGATCTTTAATATCAAAGAGATCCTGGTCGCTTATTCTCTTCATAGAAAGGAAGTAATTGTTCGTAGAACTCAATTCGACCTAGATAAGGCCGAAAAGCGTGCGCATATCTTAGAAGGATTGAAGATCGCTCTCGAGAATATCGAAGAAGTGATTAAGGTAATCCGTGCTTCAAAAAATGCTGCGGAAGCAAAACAACAATTGATGGCCCGATTCGTTCTTTCGGACGTCCAAGCAGACGCGATCTTAGAGATGAGATTACAAAGACTTACCTCCTTGGAGGTTCAAAAGGTAATCGACGAGTTGGAAGAAGTTCGAGCTCTCATTATGGATCTGAAAGACATTCTAGCTAAGCCTGAAAGAGTGTCTGATATAGTTTGCACTGAACTTTCTGAAGTTTCTGAAAAATTCGGAAATAAAAGAAAGACAGATATTAGTTTAGAAAGTGTGGAGTCATCCACTTTTAACGCAGAAGATCTAATTGCTGACGAAGAAGTTGTATTACAAATTACTTATGATCAATTCATAAAAAGACTTCCTCTTGATACTTTCAAAAGACAGAGAAGAGGCGGAAAAGGGATCCAAGGACTTTCTCAAAAAAGAGAAGACGTAGTTAAGATCATGAAAACCGCCATGACCCACGATAATGTAATGTTCTTCTCTAATACCGGAAAAGTTTATATGATGAAGGCTTACGAACTTCCTCAAGCTTCCAAAGAAGCCAGAGGAAAATCCTTAAAAGCAATCATAGGACTTGGAGAGAACGAAACAATTTCCGCGATCTTTACATTCAAAGAAGAAGATAAAGGAAAAGATCTACTACTCGTAACCAAAAATGGTTTTATTAAACGAGTAGAATTATCTGAATTCGGCAATGTCAAAAAATCAGGTATCATTGCGATCGGCTTAAGAGACGGAGACCAACTGATCGAAGTAATTTCTGTTGTAAAAGGCGATAACGTCATGATCTTCTCTGCAAACGGACTTGCACTGAGAATTGAAATGGATACAATCCGGGCACAAGGAAGGACCGCACAAGGTGTGACTGGAATGAGACTCTCCAAAGAAGATGCGATCGTCGGACTTTCTAAAGTGGTAGATGGCGATAATTTATTTGTGATCTCAGAGAATGGTTACGGAAAACGTTTAGGCTTCGAAGAGTTTGGGACCAAAGGAAGAGGAGGCAAAGGAATGACCTTCTTAAAAACCGGAGAGAAAAACGGTGCAGCCGTAGCAGTAAGTTCCGTGGGGGAAGAAGATGAGATCATCTTAGTCACTCAACAAGGAATGGTCATTAGAACAGAAGCAAACCAGATCTCTAAAATGGGAAGAACTGCAGTAGGAGTCAGAGTCGTAGACACCAAGGACAATGATAGAGTCCAAGATTGTACTGTGATTCGTGAAAGCAAAGAAAAATGA
- the gyrB gene encoding DNA topoisomerase (ATP-hydrolyzing) subunit B, giving the protein MSQPESSYSAGQIKILEGLEAVRKRPGMYIGTQDETGLHKMVYEVVDNSVDEAMAGHCTEINISILPDNIIEVKDNGRGIPVAIHPEKNISTIEVVMTILHAGGKFENDAYKVSGGLHGVGVSVVNALSESLEVEVYQNGKIHQQKYSRGVPQGPVNVIGDTTERGTVVRFKPDATIFTTTEFHFDVLTSRFRELAFLNKGLKLIVQDKRKSDSEKHEFIFDGGIVSFVEYLNENKHPLHKTIHFERNKDDVVAEIAIQYSDTYSENIFCFTNNINNNLGGTHLEGFRAALTRTLNDYLKKDQQLVKKQPTALSGEDLKEGITAVISVKIPQPQFNSQTKEKLVNAEIKGIMQTLTGEGLSLFFEENPAITKKILEKCILSAKAREAARKARDLTRRKSVLEGGGLPGKLADCSEKDPAASELYIVEGDSAGGSAKQGRDRHYQAILPLKGKILNVEKARLDKILGNEEIRTLVSALGTGIGEDEFNIDKARYHKVFIMTDADIDGSHIRTLLLTFFFRYMKPIIEKGFLYVAQPPLYLIKHGKTSTYLFSDKEKDEYLKSLGTEKAVIQRYKGLGEMNPEQLWETTMDPEKRVVLKVKLDDYVEAEDTFNILMGDEVNPRRRFIEVNAAKVANLDL; this is encoded by the coding sequence ATGAGCCAACCAGAAAGCAGTTATAGCGCGGGTCAGATCAAAATCCTAGAAGGATTAGAGGCCGTACGCAAACGCCCCGGAATGTATATCGGGACCCAAGATGAGACCGGTCTTCATAAAATGGTCTATGAAGTAGTTGATAACTCCGTAGACGAAGCAATGGCAGGTCATTGTACTGAGATTAATATCTCTATTCTTCCGGATAATATAATAGAAGTAAAGGACAATGGGCGTGGAATTCCAGTCGCCATTCATCCTGAAAAAAATATCTCCACTATCGAAGTCGTAATGACCATTCTACACGCTGGTGGTAAGTTCGAGAACGATGCCTATAAGGTTTCCGGCGGACTTCATGGTGTTGGGGTATCTGTGGTAAATGCACTCTCTGAATCATTAGAAGTGGAAGTTTACCAAAATGGAAAGATTCACCAGCAAAAGTACTCGAGAGGTGTACCGCAAGGACCTGTAAATGTAATTGGAGATACTACTGAAAGAGGGACTGTTGTCCGATTCAAGCCTGACGCAACAATCTTCACTACAACTGAGTTTCATTTTGACGTGCTAACTTCTCGCTTTAGAGAATTGGCATTTTTGAATAAGGGCCTAAAGCTGATTGTTCAGGATAAAAGAAAATCCGATTCCGAAAAGCATGAGTTCATATTCGATGGAGGAATTGTTTCCTTCGTTGAATATTTGAATGAGAACAAACATCCCCTTCATAAAACGATTCATTTCGAAAGAAATAAAGATGATGTGGTCGCCGAAATTGCGATCCAATATTCTGATACATACTCTGAAAATATTTTTTGTTTTACCAATAATATAAATAACAACTTAGGTGGAACTCACTTAGAAGGGTTTCGTGCTGCTTTAACTAGAACACTTAACGATTACTTAAAGAAAGATCAGCAACTTGTAAAAAAACAACCTACTGCTTTATCTGGAGAGGATTTAAAAGAAGGGATCACTGCTGTAATTTCAGTAAAAATTCCTCAACCTCAGTTTAACTCTCAGACGAAAGAAAAATTAGTAAACGCAGAGATTAAAGGGATCATGCAGACTCTAACTGGAGAAGGTCTTTCCCTTTTCTTTGAAGAGAATCCAGCGATTACTAAAAAGATATTAGAAAAATGTATATTATCTGCTAAGGCTCGAGAGGCTGCACGTAAGGCTCGTGACTTAACTCGTCGTAAGTCTGTATTAGAAGGCGGTGGTCTTCCTGGAAAATTGGCGGATTGTTCTGAAAAAGATCCGGCTGCTTCTGAACTTTATATTGTAGAAGGTGACTCTGCAGGTGGTTCCGCTAAACAAGGGAGAGATAGACATTACCAAGCAATTCTTCCTTTAAAAGGTAAAATTCTAAACGTGGAAAAAGCTCGTTTAGATAAAATTCTCGGAAACGAGGAGATTCGCACATTGGTTTCTGCATTAGGAACTGGAATTGGTGAGGATGAATTTAATATAGATAAAGCCCGTTATCATAAAGTCTTTATTATGACGGATGCGGATATCGACGGTTCTCATATTCGCACATTGCTTCTTACATTCTTCTTTCGTTATATGAAACCTATCATTGAAAAAGGATTCTTATACGTTGCACAACCTCCTTTGTATTTAATTAAACATGGTAAGACATCGACTTATTTATTTTCGGATAAAGAAAAGGATGAATACTTAAAATCTTTAGGAACAGAAAAGGCAGTCATCCAACGATATAAAGGTCTGGGTGAAATGAATCCGGAACAACTCTGGGAAACAACAATGGATCCTGAAAAACGAGTCGTTCTAAAAGTAAAACTCGATGATTACGTGGAAGCAGAAGATACATTTAATATACTTATGGGCGATGAAGTAAATCCGAGACGTCGCTTTATCGAGGTCAACGCCGCAAAAGTGGCGAACCTTGATCTTTAA
- a CDS encoding DciA family protein, producing MKEESKVQKIDPTEFKNILQDLGLTEESLAEKIAVQTLAKRWVDIIGPVYANHSEPFALNGDTLVILTVHSAYKQEILFMRKRILTYSARYLGRDVVKKIEIRIGNLTPKKQKSPSYTADKTGLEGKQNLVSLAEKETDPVAKKRLLELIEFL from the coding sequence ATGAAAGAAGAATCTAAAGTACAGAAAATTGACCCAACCGAGTTCAAAAATATTCTTCAAGATTTAGGTTTAACAGAAGAAAGTTTAGCCGAGAAAATTGCAGTCCAAACTTTAGCTAAACGTTGGGTCGACATAATAGGTCCAGTATATGCAAATCATTCCGAACCATTTGCGTTAAACGGTGATACGTTGGTAATCCTAACAGTTCATTCTGCATACAAGCAAGAGATCCTTTTTATGAGAAAGAGGATCTTAACTTATTCTGCTCGTTATTTAGGAAGAGATGTAGTAAAAAAAATTGAAATTAGGATCGGTAATCTTACTCCTAAAAAGCAAAAAAGCCCCTCGTATACTGCAGATAAAACCGGATTGGAGGGCAAACAAAACCTAGTTTCTTTAGCTGAAAAAGAAACAGATCCTGTCGCAAAAAAAAGACTTTTAGAGCTGATTGAATTCCTCTGA